CCATACCCAATCTGCCAGGCAGCCAATTGCCTGCAAGAAGTTCTACTTTATTTGCAGTTCTACTTTATTTGCTTCCCTCTGATCTATGAATATGATATAATACAAAAATGAACAGCGGTTCATTTTTTGTGCCTATGGAGTGATTAATGTGCTTACATCCAGGCTTGATGAATTACATATTAGCTCTGTTTCACAACCATTATTGATTAGTCATATAAAACAGATAGAATATATAGATCCCCTTTTATTTTTTGCAGCTGGGAGGGATTCCTTTTTAGGTCAAAGAATCTTCTGGTCACATCCTTCAAGAAATCTTTATCTTATTGGGATAGGGCATGCATACATAATAGATGTGCCATCCAAGGAACGGCGATTTAATTATATAAAAAACAAGTGGCAGTACTTATTAAAACAAAGCATTGTTCATTCTGATTCTTCCTGGTCAACTAATTGTACAGGACCAATTTTGTTAGGAGGATTTTCATTTGACCCATATAAGCCTAAAACAGGTTTATGGAAAGGTTATCCAGAGGGGAAAATGGTATTGCCCATCTTCATGCTTACAGTTTTCAATGGACGAGCATGGTTGACATCCAATATCATGATTAATCAAGGTGGTCATCTTGATACAAAAACTACCTGGCTGGAAGAACAAGAGCATTTATTATTAAAAAATCAAAAGAAACTCTGTCCCTTGCAAAATCTGATATTATCCACATTGGAGATTAATCCGGAGCAATGGATGAATTCAGTTGCAAAGGCTGCAAAGGATATTAAAAAAGGTTTACTAGATAAGGTGGTATTGGCTAGAGAACTAAGGATTAAAATGAAGAGTACTGTTCAGGTGGAAAATGTGCTTGCGCGTTTGCTTGAAGAACAGCTTTCAAGTTATATCTTTGCCATTGAAAGTGAAGATAATTGCTTTATTGGAGCATCACCAGAATTACTAGTTCAAAAGCAAAGGGATGAGTTTTTAACCATGTGCTTGGCGGGAACTATAGCTCGCGGCTCATCAATAGAAGAGGATGAGTATCTGGGAAATAAGCTGTTAAATGATAAAAAGAATTTGCATGAACATGC
The DNA window shown above is from Desulfitibacter alkalitolerans DSM 16504 and carries:
- a CDS encoding isochorismate synthase; amino-acid sequence: MLTSRLDELHISSVSQPLLISHIKQIEYIDPLLFFAAGRDSFLGQRIFWSHPSRNLYLIGIGHAYIIDVPSKERRFNYIKNKWQYLLKQSIVHSDSSWSTNCTGPILLGGFSFDPYKPKTGLWKGYPEGKMVLPIFMLTVFNGRAWLTSNIMINQGGHLDTKTTWLEEQEHLLLKNQKKLCPLQNLILSTLEINPEQWMNSVAKAAKDIKKGLLDKVVLARELRIKMKSTVQVENVLARLLEEQLSSYIFAIESEDNCFIGASPELLVQKQRDEFLTMCLAGTIARGSSIEEDEYLGNKLLNDKKNLHEHAIVVEMIKKAMQDGCAEAAVPEKPALYKGRDVQHLFTPIVGQALNNVSLLDMVEKLHPTPALGGYPRNKALKEIREQELLDRGWYGAPVGWMDGKGDGEFAVAIRSGLIRDDLVSLFAGCGIVGDSNPKNEYQETQMKFNPMLSALRG